In Rhodococcus rhodochrous, a single genomic region encodes these proteins:
- a CDS encoding benzoate/H(+) symporter BenE family transporter, with the protein MDDRPTAETDLFERPVRPVVRPRGIIRDLGPRYAANGLIGLIFSCTGPVAVILAAGAAGGLSAPQLASWIFGVFVLNGLLTIVMSVAYRQPLGFFWTIPGTVLVGGSLTHLSWAEVVGAFFVTAALVTMLGASGLVRRVMEALPMPIVMAMVAGVFLKFGIDLVAALGSDVAIAAPMVIVFLLLSSVAVLGKWMPPILGALLAGVGAVALSGRFSPSGTDSAVFAAPVFTAPQFTWSAILELVVPLAITVLVVQNGQGIAVLRSAGHNPPVNVSAIACGLWSFPAACVGAVSTCLTGPTNALLVSSGERARQYTAAITCGTLAIVFGLFAPLFVRWMIAAPASFVATLGGLAMLKALQGAFVAGFAYKHTMGALVAFVVTASNITVWNIGAAFWGLVAGVAVSWLMERPDFSR; encoded by the coding sequence GTGGACGATCGCCCCACCGCCGAGACCGATCTGTTCGAACGCCCCGTGCGTCCCGTCGTCCGGCCACGCGGAATAATCCGGGATCTCGGCCCGCGATACGCCGCGAACGGTCTGATCGGGCTCATCTTCTCGTGCACCGGACCGGTCGCGGTGATCCTCGCCGCCGGCGCCGCGGGCGGGTTGAGCGCACCGCAGCTGGCGTCGTGGATCTTCGGGGTGTTCGTCCTCAACGGGCTGCTCACCATCGTGATGAGCGTCGCCTACCGGCAACCGCTCGGATTCTTCTGGACCATCCCCGGCACCGTGCTCGTCGGCGGGTCGCTCACCCATCTGAGCTGGGCGGAAGTGGTCGGCGCGTTCTTCGTGACCGCGGCCCTCGTGACGATGCTGGGAGCCTCCGGACTGGTGCGCCGGGTGATGGAGGCGCTGCCCATGCCCATCGTCATGGCGATGGTCGCGGGAGTGTTCCTGAAGTTCGGCATCGACCTGGTGGCAGCACTCGGATCCGACGTCGCGATCGCCGCCCCGATGGTGATCGTCTTCCTTCTGCTCAGTTCGGTTGCGGTTCTCGGTAAGTGGATGCCACCGATCCTCGGCGCCCTGCTCGCCGGGGTGGGTGCGGTCGCACTGTCGGGCCGGTTCTCACCGTCCGGGACCGACAGCGCGGTCTTCGCCGCACCGGTGTTCACCGCCCCGCAGTTCACGTGGTCGGCGATCCTCGAACTCGTCGTGCCGCTCGCGATCACCGTGCTGGTCGTGCAGAACGGGCAGGGCATCGCGGTACTGCGTTCGGCGGGCCACAACCCGCCCGTCAACGTCTCGGCGATCGCATGCGGACTGTGGTCCTTCCCCGCCGCGTGCGTCGGTGCCGTGTCGACCTGCCTGACCGGGCCGACCAACGCGTTGCTGGTGTCGTCGGGGGAACGTGCCCGTCAGTACACCGCGGCGATCACGTGCGGGACGCTGGCGATCGTCTTCGGACTGTTCGCACCGCTGTTCGTCCGGTGGATGATCGCCGCGCCCGCCTCGTTCGTCGCGACCCTCGGCGGCCTGGCGATGCTCAAGGCGTTGCAGGGCGCCTTCGTGGCCGGGTTCGCGTACAAGCACACGATGGGTGCGCTCGTCGCGTTCGTGGTCACCGCCTCGAACATCACCGTGTGGAACATCGGCGCGGCGTTCTGGGGGCTCGTCGCCGGTGTGGCCGTGTCGTGGCTGATGGAGCGTCCGGACTTCAGCCGCTGA
- a CDS encoding ATP-binding cassette domain-containing protein, producing MTSTKDTPAPAAHVADTHDAIRVHGARVNNLRDISVEIPKRRLTVFTGVSGSGKSSLVFSTIAAESQRLINETYSAFVQGFMPTLARPDVDVLDGITAAIIVGQERMGSNPRSTVGTATDANAMLRILFSRVAEPHIGPPNAYSFNVPSVRASGAVTVERGAGKTQAEKVTFNRLGGMCPRCEGKGSVSDFDLTVLYDDSLSLNEGALKIPGYSMDGWYGRIYRGCGFFDPDKPIAKFTKRQLHDLLYKEPTKVKVEGVNVTFEGLIPKIQKSFLSKDLDAMQPHIRAFVEKAVVFSTCPDCEGTRLAPEARSSKIDGRSIADVCAMQISDLAEWVRGLDLPQVAPLLKSLRHLLDSFADIGLGYLSLDRPTGTLSGGESQRIKMIRHLGSSLTDITYVFDEPTIGMHPHDIARMNNLLLQLRDKGNTVLVVEHKPEAIAIADHIVDLGPRAGTEGGQVVFEGTVDELRRADTLTGRHLDDRASLKPTVRTPKGALEVRGADTHNLQNVDVDIPLGVLVVVTGVAGSGKSSLIHGSVADRDGVVTIDQSPIKGSRRSNPATYTGLLEPIRKAFAKANGVKPALFSSNSEGACPTCNGAGVVYTDLGVMATVESVCEDCEGKRFQAAVLEYTLAGKNIAEVLGMSVAQAQEYFADGEARTPAASKILQRLSDVGLGYLRLGQPLTTLSGGERQRLKLATAMAEKGETYILDEPTTGLHLADVEQLLGLLDRLVESGKSVIVIEHHQAVMAHADWIIDLGPGAGHDGGRIVFEGTPGELVEQRSTLTGEHLAEYVGVGVSG from the coding sequence ATGACCTCGACGAAGGACACACCGGCACCTGCAGCGCACGTCGCCGACACCCACGACGCGATCCGGGTCCACGGAGCGCGCGTGAACAATCTCCGCGACATCAGCGTGGAGATCCCCAAGCGGCGATTGACGGTGTTCACCGGTGTGTCCGGCTCGGGCAAGAGTTCGCTGGTGTTCAGCACGATCGCCGCAGAGTCGCAGCGTCTGATCAACGAGACGTACAGCGCGTTCGTGCAGGGATTCATGCCGACCCTGGCCCGTCCGGACGTCGACGTGCTCGACGGCATCACCGCGGCGATCATCGTCGGCCAGGAACGGATGGGGTCGAATCCGCGCTCGACGGTGGGCACGGCCACCGACGCCAATGCGATGCTCCGCATCCTGTTCAGCCGGGTTGCGGAGCCGCACATCGGTCCGCCCAACGCCTATTCGTTCAACGTGCCGTCGGTGCGGGCGAGCGGTGCGGTGACGGTGGAGAGGGGTGCGGGGAAGACCCAGGCCGAGAAGGTGACCTTCAACCGGCTCGGGGGCATGTGCCCGCGATGCGAGGGCAAGGGTTCGGTCTCCGACTTCGACCTCACCGTGCTCTACGACGACAGTCTCTCCCTCAACGAGGGCGCCCTGAAGATCCCCGGTTACAGCATGGACGGCTGGTACGGCCGGATCTACCGGGGGTGCGGCTTCTTCGATCCCGACAAGCCGATCGCCAAGTTCACCAAGCGGCAACTCCACGACCTGCTCTACAAGGAACCCACCAAGGTCAAGGTCGAGGGCGTCAACGTCACCTTCGAGGGTCTGATCCCGAAGATCCAGAAGTCGTTCCTGTCCAAGGATCTCGACGCAATGCAACCGCACATCCGTGCGTTCGTCGAGAAGGCCGTCGTCTTCTCCACATGCCCGGACTGCGAGGGGACGCGTCTCGCCCCCGAAGCACGGTCGTCGAAGATCGACGGCAGGAGCATCGCGGACGTGTGCGCGATGCAGATCAGTGATCTCGCCGAATGGGTTCGAGGACTGGATCTTCCGCAGGTCGCTCCGCTACTGAAGAGCCTCCGGCATCTGCTCGACTCCTTCGCGGACATCGGGCTGGGATATCTGTCGCTCGATCGCCCCACCGGCACCCTGTCCGGTGGAGAATCGCAGCGCATCAAGATGATCCGCCATCTCGGATCGTCGCTGACCGACATCACCTACGTGTTCGACGAACCGACGATCGGCATGCACCCGCACGACATCGCGCGGATGAACAACCTGCTGCTGCAACTGCGTGACAAGGGCAACACCGTGCTCGTCGTCGAACACAAGCCCGAGGCCATCGCGATCGCCGATCACATCGTCGATCTCGGCCCGCGCGCCGGCACCGAGGGCGGACAGGTGGTCTTCGAAGGCACCGTCGACGAACTGCGTCGTGCCGACACCCTCACCGGTCGTCACCTCGACGACCGGGCGTCGCTGAAACCGACGGTGCGCACCCCGAAGGGCGCCCTCGAGGTCCGTGGCGCCGACACGCACAACCTGCAGAACGTCGACGTCGACATCCCGCTCGGCGTGCTCGTCGTGGTGACGGGCGTGGCCGGGTCGGGCAAGAGCTCGCTGATCCACGGCTCGGTGGCCGACCGCGACGGCGTGGTCACGATCGACCAGAGCCCCATCAAGGGCTCGCGTCGCAGCAACCCCGCGACCTACACGGGGCTGCTCGAACCGATCCGCAAGGCGTTCGCGAAGGCCAACGGCGTCAAGCCGGCCCTGTTCAGTTCCAACTCCGAGGGCGCCTGCCCGACCTGCAACGGCGCCGGTGTCGTCTACACCGACCTCGGAGTGATGGCCACCGTCGAATCGGTCTGCGAGGACTGCGAGGGCAAGCGCTTCCAGGCCGCGGTGCTCGAGTACACCCTGGCGGGGAAGAACATCGCCGAGGTGCTCGGCATGTCCGTCGCGCAGGCCCAGGAGTACTTCGCCGACGGCGAGGCGCGCACCCCGGCGGCGTCGAAGATCCTGCAGCGACTGTCCGACGTCGGTCTCGGCTATCTGCGGCTCGGCCAGCCCCTGACCACCCTGTCGGGTGGTGAGCGGCAGCGGCTCAAGCTCGCCACCGCGATGGCAGAGAAGGGCGAAACCTACATCCTCGACGAACCCACGACGGGCCTGCACCTCGCCGACGTCGAACAGTTGCTCGGCCTGCTCGACCGGCTCGTCGAGTCCGGCAAGTCGGTGATCGTCATCGAACACCACCAGGCCGTGATGGCCCACGCCGACTGGATCATCGACCTCGGCCCCGGCGCCGGCCACGACGGTGGGCGCATCGTCTTCGAAGGCACCCCCGGCGAGCTGGTGGAGCAGCGGTCGACGCTCACCGGCGAGCACCTCGCCGAGTACGTCGGGGTCGGTGTCAGCGGCTGA
- a CDS encoding VOC family protein, with translation MDITIHQTFLPHTDPEASLAFYRDTLGFEVLNDVGYAGKRWITLGRSDTPGTSLVLYPPDADPGITEEENATIAEMMAKGTFASIILATKDLDGAFEQLQAGDTEIVQEPTDQPYGVRDCALRDPAGNMVRIQQLR, from the coding sequence ATGGACATCACCATTCACCAGACATTCCTTCCGCACACCGATCCCGAGGCGTCCCTCGCGTTCTACCGCGACACGCTCGGCTTCGAAGTCCTCAACGACGTCGGCTACGCCGGGAAACGCTGGATCACCCTCGGCCGCAGCGACACTCCCGGCACGTCCCTCGTGCTGTACCCGCCGGACGCCGACCCCGGCATCACGGAGGAGGAGAACGCCACCATCGCCGAGATGATGGCCAAGGGCACCTTCGCGTCGATCATCCTCGCGACGAAGGATCTCGACGGGGCCTTCGAACAGCTGCAGGCCGGCGACACCGAGATCGTCCAGGAACCCACCGACCAGCCGTACGGGGTCCGCGACTGCGCTCTCCGCGATCCCGCGGGAAACATGGTCCGCATCCAGCAATTGCGCTGA
- a CDS encoding helix-turn-helix transcriptional regulator, giving the protein MPGKPVTDQRLRDLALLRRVRDRIDREYAQPLDVEALARGVNMSAGHLSRRFRLAYGESPYSYLMTRRIERAMTLLRRGDLTVTEVCFEVGCSSLGTFSTRFTELVGVPPSVYRKQAAEETNGIPSCVAKNVTRPIRNREARTGPPVIP; this is encoded by the coding sequence GTGCCCGGTAAACCCGTCACCGATCAGCGCCTCCGCGACCTCGCGTTGCTGCGCCGCGTCCGCGACCGCATCGATCGCGAGTACGCCCAACCCCTCGACGTCGAGGCCCTCGCCCGCGGTGTGAACATGTCGGCCGGCCATCTCAGCCGCCGGTTCAGGCTCGCGTACGGCGAGTCGCCCTACTCGTATCTCATGACCCGGCGCATCGAGCGGGCCATGACGCTGCTGCGACGCGGCGACCTCACCGTCACCGAGGTGTGCTTCGAGGTGGGCTGTTCGTCGCTCGGCACCTTCAGTACCCGGTTCACGGAACTCGTCGGCGTGCCCCCGAGCGTGTACCGCAAGCAGGCCGCCGAGGAGACGAACGGCATCCCGTCGTGCGTGGCGAAGAATGTCACCAGACCGATCAGGAATCGAGAAGCGCGGACGGGTCCGCCGGTCATACCGTGA
- a CDS encoding NAD(P)H-dependent glycerol-3-phosphate dehydrogenase, which produces MARAVRVVVLGSGSWGTTIASLSARNTPTTLWARNDDIAREIDTEHRNRRYLGERPLPQGLRATSDLEEAAREADVLVVGVPSHAVRKTLEQVVDEIRAWVPVVSLVEGLEPGTRLRPTEVIAECLPGHPVGLLAGPNIAGEIADGMAEGLSVGDNTRAMVLSRGLAEMTRLGEAMGADPRTFAGLTGMGDLIATCTSPSSRNRRVGEALARGLSIDEAVEALGQVAEGVKTAPTVMELAREYGVEMPIAAEVAAVVTGKSTPTDAYRGLRRVTPGDEKDIV; this is translated from the coding sequence ATGGCTCGTGCGGTTCGCGTCGTCGTTCTCGGATCGGGATCGTGGGGAACCACGATCGCGTCGTTGTCCGCACGCAATACCCCGACGACGTTGTGGGCCCGCAACGACGACATCGCGCGCGAGATCGACACCGAGCACCGCAACCGTCGTTATCTCGGCGAACGGCCACTGCCGCAGGGCCTGCGCGCGACCTCCGATCTCGAAGAGGCCGCCCGCGAGGCCGACGTCCTGGTGGTCGGTGTGCCGTCGCATGCGGTGCGCAAGACACTCGAGCAGGTCGTCGACGAGATCCGCGCCTGGGTCCCGGTCGTCTCGCTCGTGGAGGGCCTCGAGCCGGGCACCCGCCTCCGGCCCACCGAGGTGATCGCCGAATGCCTTCCGGGACACCCCGTCGGGTTGCTCGCGGGTCCGAACATCGCCGGGGAGATCGCCGACGGCATGGCCGAGGGGCTCAGCGTCGGCGACAACACCCGCGCGATGGTCCTCTCCCGCGGGTTGGCGGAGATGACGCGCCTCGGGGAGGCCATGGGCGCGGATCCGCGCACGTTCGCGGGCCTCACCGGGATGGGTGATCTCATCGCGACGTGCACGAGTCCGTCGTCGCGGAACCGCCGGGTCGGTGAGGCGCTGGCGCGCGGGCTCAGCATCGACGAGGCCGTCGAGGCACTGGGGCAGGTCGCCGAAGGGGTGAAGACCGCGCCGACGGTCATGGAACTCGCCCGCGAGTACGGGGTGGAGATGCCGATCGCCGCGGAGGTGGCGGCCGTGGTGACCGGGAAGAGCACCCCCACCGACGCCTATCGGGGGCTGCGCCGGGTCACTCCCGGCGACGAGAAGGACATCGTCTGA
- a CDS encoding nitroreductase — translation MTSAADTLSSLLDTRFSCRAFLTKQVPREDIERMLQMGQRTASWCNSQPWQVHIVSGDATDRLRDAVYAQATSGNMDLDIPGPAEYRGAYAERRRGAGYALYNALGIARDDYQRRTEQMLENYRFFGAPHVAIITTDKALGVYGAVDCGGYVSTLLLAAESLGIAAVPQAAVAMTATALRRELNIGDDRDIVCAISFGYADEAHPANACRTDRASLGETVEWVD, via the coding sequence ATGACTTCTGCTGCCGACACGCTGTCGTCCCTGCTCGACACCCGTTTCAGCTGCCGCGCCTTCCTGACGAAACAGGTCCCGCGTGAGGACATCGAACGCATGCTGCAGATGGGTCAGCGCACCGCGTCCTGGTGCAATTCGCAGCCCTGGCAGGTGCATATCGTCAGCGGCGACGCCACCGACCGCCTGCGCGACGCCGTCTACGCGCAGGCCACCTCGGGGAACATGGATCTCGACATCCCCGGCCCGGCCGAATACCGCGGCGCCTACGCCGAGCGTCGCCGCGGCGCCGGCTACGCCCTGTACAACGCATTGGGCATCGCGCGCGACGACTACCAGCGCCGCACCGAGCAGATGCTCGAGAACTACCGCTTCTTCGGCGCACCGCACGTCGCGATCATCACCACCGACAAGGCCCTCGGCGTGTACGGCGCGGTCGACTGCGGCGGTTACGTCTCGACCCTGCTGCTCGCCGCCGAATCGCTCGGCATCGCTGCCGTCCCGCAGGCCGCCGTCGCGATGACGGCCACCGCGCTGCGACGCGAACTGAACATCGGCGACGACCGCGACATCGTCTGCGCCATCTCGTTCGGTTACGCCGACGAGGCGCACCCGGCCAATGCGTGTCGCACCGATCGCGCGTCGCTCGGCGAGACCGTCGAGTGGGTCGACTGA
- a CDS encoding AAA family ATPase: MDPVRNPYAPGAGQRPPELAGREKQLTAFEVVLERIARERPERSVVLTGLRGVGKTVLLNHLRSAAIAKSWGTGKIEARPDQGLRRPLSSALHMAVREIAAAHPDPESVEYFLGVLKSFALRATADKGMRERWQPGIDAPAVKGRADSGDIEIDLVELLVDAAGLARDVGVGIALFIDEMQDLGPDDVSAICGACHELSQDAAPLIVVGAGLPHLPAVLSASKSYSERLFTYHRIDRLDRAAADLALIAPAAREEVEFTQDALDLLYETADGYPYFVQAYGKATWDVAADSPITADDVRVAAPTAEEELAVGFFGSRYERATPAEREYMRAMADLSGDDGPVATSKIAVELGRKPASLSPARDGLIKKGLIYSAERGFIGFTVPHFGRYLRAQND; the protein is encoded by the coding sequence ATGGATCCTGTCCGCAACCCGTACGCCCCGGGCGCGGGACAGCGCCCGCCCGAACTCGCCGGCCGCGAGAAACAACTCACCGCGTTCGAGGTGGTCCTCGAACGGATCGCCCGGGAACGACCCGAACGCAGCGTCGTCCTCACCGGTCTCCGCGGGGTCGGCAAGACCGTCCTTCTCAACCATCTGCGCTCCGCCGCCATCGCGAAGAGCTGGGGCACCGGCAAGATCGAGGCCCGCCCCGATCAGGGACTGCGACGTCCGCTGTCGTCGGCGCTGCACATGGCGGTCCGCGAGATCGCCGCCGCGCACCCGGATCCGGAATCGGTGGAGTACTTCCTCGGTGTGCTCAAGTCGTTCGCGTTGCGGGCCACCGCCGACAAGGGCATGCGCGAACGCTGGCAACCCGGGATCGATGCCCCGGCGGTGAAAGGGCGCGCGGATTCGGGCGACATCGAGATCGACCTCGTCGAACTGCTCGTCGACGCAGCCGGACTCGCGCGCGACGTGGGTGTGGGCATCGCGTTGTTCATCGACGAGATGCAGGATCTCGGACCCGACGACGTCTCGGCGATCTGCGGAGCCTGCCACGAGCTGAGCCAGGACGCCGCGCCGCTCATCGTCGTCGGAGCCGGTCTGCCGCACCTGCCCGCCGTGCTGTCGGCGTCGAAGTCCTACTCCGAGCGGCTGTTCACCTACCACCGCATCGACCGACTCGACCGTGCGGCAGCGGATCTCGCGCTCATCGCGCCCGCGGCGCGAGAGGAGGTCGAGTTCACGCAGGACGCCCTCGACCTGCTGTACGAAACCGCCGACGGCTACCCGTATTTCGTGCAGGCATACGGCAAGGCCACCTGGGACGTCGCAGCGGACTCGCCGATCACCGCCGACGACGTGCGGGTCGCGGCACCGACTGCGGAAGAGGAACTCGCCGTCGGCTTCTTCGGCTCCCGCTACGAACGGGCGACCCCCGCCGAACGTGAATACATGCGGGCAATGGCGGACCTGTCGGGCGACGACGGGCCCGTCGCGACATCGAAGATCGCCGTCGAACTCGGACGGAAGCCGGCCTCCCTGTCACCCGCGCGCGACGGACTGATCAAGAAGGGCCTGATCTACTCCGCCGAGCGCGGGTTCATCGGGTTCACCGTTCCGCACTTCGGGCGCTACCTCCGCGCCCAGAACGACTGA